The region TTGTAGAGAATTTGATGCACTTCCAGAAAATGCGAAAAAATATATTAATAAAATAGAAGAGTTAACTGGTGTTAAAGTAGGTATAGTTTCAACATCACCAGAGAGAGAAGATACAATTATTAGAGGATAAGCCTATGAGAATGAAGTTACATCATACACCATATATTTCAAGACGAATATCAAGAGATTTGGTAAACTGCAATTTTGTTGAGATAAGAAAAACAAAAGATGAGATTACTGATGAGATAGAAAAGATTTTGGATGAGGACATCGAAAAAGAGTTTGCACTAGATGAAAAAGTTAGTGAAATATTAGAGGGTCAAGAAGATAATATAGAGTTTTATAATGCTGATTATAGACAACTTTTTTGGTTAACTAAAAAAAGGTTAGCTAATGATTTTGGTGTAATTTTAAATAACGAAGATAGATTTTCTGATATTGCACATAAAATTTTAGATTTTTTATGGGAAGAGGATTATATCCATTATACTTGTTCAGATAACCAAATAAAAAATGTAATATTCTCATCTATCGATGAATTTTTAAAAGGTTTTGAAAAAGCTGATGATGCTGTAATGGAAAAAATTAAACATTATAAAAGAAAGTTAATACCGGGAACTGAGGAATATGATATTGTATATCATAGACTATATGAAGAAGAATTAATTAAACGAGGGTTAATGTAAGATGCAAAAAGTATGGATTTATATAGAAAATGGCACTTTTTTAGAGGCTAATTCTTTTGGTGCAACAGGTACTGCTGTTGGAGAGATTGTATTTAATACTTCATTAACAGGATATCAAGAGATCATTACTGATCCAAGTTATGCTGGTCAATTTGTTACATTTACTATGCCAGAGATTGGGAATGTTGGAGTAAATAAAGATGATATGGAGAGCCAAGGTGCACACTGTAAAGGTGTATTAGTTAGAAATTATCATCATGAACATTCAAATTTTAGAGCCGAAGGTGATTTAGAATCACTTTTAAAAGAGCAAAATGTACTTGGTATTTGTAATATTGATACAAGATATTTAACTAAAATGATTAGAGATGAAGGTGCAATGATGATGATTGCATCAACAGAAATCTCTGATAAAGATGAGTTAGCTAAAGTATTAAGTGAAAGTCCAAGAATTGAAGATATCAATTATATCAAAGAGGTTACAACAAAAGAGGCTTATGTTCATAAGTTTGGAGCTTGGAACCATGATAATCTAGCCTATGATAAAGCTGTTATGAGTGATAAAAAGATTGTAGCTATTGATTTTGGTATTAAAAGAAATATCTTAAATGAATTAGTTGCATCAGGACTTGAAGTTGAAGTTATCCCAGCTTCTTTTAAAGCTGATGATTTAATAGCAAGATTTGAAGCTGGTGAGATTGGTGGAGTATTTTTATCAAATGGACCTGGTGACCCTTTAACTTTAACAGAAGAAAAAGAGCAAATTCAAAAACTAATAGATAAAGATATCCCAATGTTTGCAATTTGTTTAGGACACCAAATGTTATCAATTGCACATGGATTTGATACATATAAATTAAAATTTGGTCAACATGGTGGAAACCATCCTGTAGCTAATTCAGAAACAAAAGTTGTTGAAATCACAGCTCAAAACCATAACTATAATGTTCCTGATAATATCACTGAGATTGCAGATGTAACACATATGAATCTATTTGATAATACAATTGAGGGTGTAAAATACAAAAATAAACCAATATTTTCAGTACAACATCACCCAGAAGCAAGTCCAGGACCACACGAATCAAAATATATTTTTGGTGAATTCGCAAAAATCGTAAAATAATTCTTTAAGAAGGGTCTTCCCTTCTTACTTCTTAACTCTTTTAGTTTTAACTTTCGTACAAAAGGCAAATTATGCAAAGTAGATCTGCAGTAGCAATTTTTTTATTATTAGGCATAGTTTGGGGTAGTAATTTTATCTATATGAAATGGGCAAGTGAGTTTATTACTCCTTTACAAGTTGTTATAGTAAGAGTTTTATTTGGTTTTATACCTGTATTAATATATGCACTTTATAAAAAAGTTATAAAAATAGAGCACTTTAAATATAGTTTCCACTTTTTTATGATGTCTTTATTAGGCACAACTGTTTATTACTATTTTTTCGTAAAAGCTACTTCTTTATTGTTATCTGGAGTAACTGGAGCTTTAAGTGGCTCGATTCCTTTATTTGCTTTTCTTTTAGGAATAATATTTTTAAAAGAGGAAAAACTAGATAGAAGGATTATAGGAATATTTATTGGAATGTTAGGGGTAATATTTATATCCAAACCTTTTAATACAAATCTTTTTGAATCTAATCTTGAAGGTATTATTGATATTATATTAGGTTCTTTAATAGTAGGATCTTCTTTTGTATATGCAAAAAGATTTTTATCTCCTTTAAAAATACATTTTGCAGCTTTAACAACTTATCAACTAGGTTTTGCTTTAGTTACACTATTGTTTATAACTGATTTAAATGGCTTAACAAGTATCACAAATGATATTCATGTATTTTTAGGGTCGGTTATAGGTTTAGGTTTATTAGGTACAGGATTAGCTTTTATTTTATATTATTACTTAATAGAAAACTTAGGAGCAATTGCTGCTTCATCTGCGACATATATGCCACCAGTTGTAGCTTTGATAATAGGTTACTTTTTTATTGGTGAAGAGATTGATTTAATAGATTGTTTAGGTACTGTTTTAATTTTTGGTGGAGTTTTTTTAGTGAACAAAAAAAAGTAATTGTTCACAAGGTATTAATTATAAAACAAATTTATCTAATAAGGTATAAACAGCAGAGGCAGAGATACCACCAGCGATACCAGCAATTATATCATCACCCATTACACCCCAACCACCTTTTACGGTTTTATCTATTTTACCAATAATTGAAGGTTTCCATATATCAAATACTCTAAAGAAGATAAATGCCAATGCACCCATGATATAAAGATTTTCTTGGTTTATTCCACAAATTGATAGGGCAATCCACATACCAGCTAGTTCATCAATAACTATCTCTTTACTGTCATGTTCTCCAACTTCTTTTTCATATTTATCAATCTCTTTAATAGCAATTGCTGTGATTAAAAAAGCAAGTAAGAAAAGTGTAGTTTCATGAACATATTGAATTAGTAATAAACCTAAAATTAAAGCAACAAACGAACCAACAGTTCCTGGTGCCTTAGGACTTAGTCCACTATAAAAAAGTGTTAAAAAAAGTTTTCTCATCTATTTTTTCTTCTCTATTCCAAGTTTTTTTCTTTTTTCCCAAAGAGATTTTCTAGAGATACCAAGTTTTTTACTTAATTCTGTATCTGGATATTTTGACTGGTAAGATAATACCATCATTTTCACATAATCATTTATTGTCATAATACTGTTTGAAAGCATCAGTTCATCATCTTTGTGGAAATCAACTTTTGTATAAGGGAAATCATCTTCTGTTTCTAAAGAGACTAGAATTGCTTTTTTCTCTTCAATTATTCTAATAATACTCTCTTTTGAACTTTTTTTAAGTGCATGAAAATCTGTTAGGTAAAGTATTCCATTAAATCTTTCATTAACTTTTTTCTGCCAGTTATCACTACTTAATGAGATAAATTTCATTTGTAAGTCTAGTTTTCTCGATAATTCAAAAGCTAATTTATCTGCACTAATTTGAGAATTAGTTTCTATTAGAAGAGGAAAAGTAGTTGGTAATACTGAACCAGCTGTATCTACACTGTTAAATTGGAATTCTAGATACTCTCTTAGTGTTTGTAACTCTTTTCTAATTGATTTACACTCTCTATAATGGTAGATTTTTCTAACTAACTCATCCATTATAAATGGTTTCATAATATAATCTTTTGCACCCTCTTTAATAGGATCAGTTACTGTCTCATCTGAGATATAAGATACTAAAAGTAAAATAATAGAATCACTATATCTTCTAATTATAGTTTTACATAATGATGCAGGAAGAGACGTAGATAAAAGGATAATATCATAATCTTTTGTTAGGTTATCAATATTTGGTGACTCTACAAAATCACAGTTATGTCCATCATCAAGAAGCCTAGAAACAACTTTTTGAGCTAAATAAATCTCACTTTCTATTATTAGTATGTTCATTTTCTTTTCCAATCATAATATTTAAGTGTTGCAATACTTTGAACTGCTACACCTTCACTTCTTCCTATAAAACCAAGTTTTTCAGCAGTAGTTGCTTTTATATTTACAAATTGTTTTTCTATATTTAGATAATTTGCAATTGTTGATTTTATAGTTTGTTTGTGGGGATTAATTTTTGGCTTTTGAGCAATTATTGTTAAATCTACATTTACTATTTCATAACCTACGTTATAAATAAATTTAACAATATCACTAAGCAAAATTTTTGAATCTATATCTTTAAATTCATCACTAGTATCTGGGAAAAACTCCCCAATGTCACCAGCACCAGCAGCACCTAAAAGGGCATCAATTAATGAGTGAATTAATACATCTCCGTCACTATGAGC is a window of Halarcobacter sp. DNA encoding:
- a CDS encoding DMT family transporter, which gives rise to MQSRSAVAIFLLLGIVWGSNFIYMKWASEFITPLQVVIVRVLFGFIPVLIYALYKKVIKIEHFKYSFHFFMMSLLGTTVYYYFFVKATSLLLSGVTGALSGSIPLFAFLLGIIFLKEEKLDRRIIGIFIGMLGVIFISKPFNTNLFESNLEGIIDIILGSLIVGSSFVYAKRFLSPLKIHFAALTTYQLGFALVTLLFITDLNGLTSITNDIHVFLGSVIGLGLLGTGLAFILYYYLIENLGAIAASSATYMPPVVALIIGYFFIGEEIDLIDCLGTVLIFGGVFLVNKKK
- a CDS encoding phosphatidylglycerophosphatase A, coding for MRKLFLTLFYSGLSPKAPGTVGSFVALILGLLLIQYVHETTLFLLAFLITAIAIKEIDKYEKEVGEHDSKEIVIDELAGMWIALSICGINQENLYIMGALAFIFFRVFDIWKPSIIGKIDKTVKGGWGVMGDDIIAGIAGGISASAVYTLLDKFVL
- the carA gene encoding glutamine-hydrolyzing carbamoyl-phosphate synthase small subunit: MQKVWIYIENGTFLEANSFGATGTAVGEIVFNTSLTGYQEIITDPSYAGQFVTFTMPEIGNVGVNKDDMESQGAHCKGVLVRNYHHEHSNFRAEGDLESLLKEQNVLGICNIDTRYLTKMIRDEGAMMMIASTEISDKDELAKVLSESPRIEDINYIKEVTTKEAYVHKFGAWNHDNLAYDKAVMSDKKIVAIDFGIKRNILNELVASGLEVEVIPASFKADDLIARFEAGEIGGVFLSNGPGDPLTLTEEKEQIQKLIDKDIPMFAICLGHQMLSIAHGFDTYKLKFGQHGGNHPVANSETKVVEITAQNHNYNVPDNITEIADVTHMNLFDNTIEGVKYKNKPIFSVQHHPEASPGPHESKYIFGEFAKIVK
- a CDS encoding DNA-binding response regulator, whose translation is MNILIIESEIYLAQKVVSRLLDDGHNCDFVESPNIDNLTKDYDIILLSTSLPASLCKTIIRRYSDSIILLLVSYISDETVTDPIKEGAKDYIMKPFIMDELVRKIYHYRECKSIRKELQTLREYLEFQFNSVDTAGSVLPTTFPLLIETNSQISADKLAFELSRKLDLQMKFISLSSDNWQKKVNERFNGILYLTDFHALKKSSKESIIRIIEEKKAILVSLETEDDFPYTKVDFHKDDELMLSNSIMTINDYVKMMVLSYQSKYPDTELSKKLGISRKSLWEKRKKLGIEKKK
- a CDS encoding DUF507 family protein, with product MRMKLHHTPYISRRISRDLVNCNFVEIRKTKDEITDEIEKILDEDIEKEFALDEKVSEILEGQEDNIEFYNADYRQLFWLTKKRLANDFGVILNNEDRFSDIAHKILDFLWEEDYIHYTCSDNQIKNVIFSSIDEFLKGFEKADDAVMEKIKHYKRKLIPGTEEYDIVYHRLYEEELIKRGLM